The genomic region GTTGCCCGTAACACTCCGGGCAGCCTAGAACGCATCTTGAATACCAGCCGAGTCCGTGGTTTCGCTATCAATCACTTCGAAGCCGAGCTCGATAGCGAACAGCACTATGCTATCGAAATGGCCGTTTCCAGCGAGCGAAATATTGAACAACTGGTTTTACAGCTGACCAAACAATTTGATATCCGCGAGCTGGAGCAACGACGCTGTCGTGATGCAGTATAGGAATTGGCTGTTTATTGCTCCCAATCGTCGAGCCCGTAGCGCGCGAGTATCTGTTGTAAACGACCGCTCGCGCGCATACGTTGAACACCTTTGCTGAGCAGTTGCACAAAATAACCAGCGGACGAGCTTTGCGGGGAACAGGCAATATAGAGCTCTCTCGGGTTATTCATTCGCCCAACTTCCACCAGGTTTCCTGCGAGCCCCATTTTATCCAGCGTGGCATTAAGCACATTGGGGGATTCAATCAGCAGTTCCACCCGATGAGCCAGCAGCAACTTAATATTACGCTCCAAAGGATCGTTGCCCGTCGTCACCTGCAAATAAGGCGAGTGACGATTACGCCTAATATAGCCATCGAGCTGCTCCCCATAACTGTAACCGCTGATAACAGCCACCCGAATTTCAGCAAGGCTCGCTTCAGAGGTAAAGCGCCATTGGCGATTCTCCTCCATAACAAAAAACCCAACATCATCCCTACCCATGCTGACTTCCGGGTAAAGAAAATCCGGAGCATCATCCCGGAAAGCCCCCGCTATACAATCTATGCTGCCTTTTCTTGCCTGAACGAGACTGCGCGACCAGGGCATCAATTGATAATCCAGCTGGTGCCCTGCCTTATTTAAAATTTCATCGGCCAACTCAATCATATAACCGGGATAATCACTATCCGGATTACCATTATACGGATACCAGGCATCTGCTCTCAGGCGCAAGGTATCGGCATTCACCGTCAACACTGTGAACGAAAGCAATAAGGTGACAAGCAATCGTAGAAAACAGAA from Aestuariirhabdus haliotis harbors:
- a CDS encoding acetolactate synthase 2 small subunit, producing MNRFNLRLVARNTPGSLERILNTSRVRGFAINHFEAELDSEQHYAIEMAVSSERNIEQLVLQLTKQFDIRELEQRRCRDAV
- a CDS encoding substrate-binding periplasmic protein, whose translation is MNADTLRLRADAWYPYNGNPDSDYPGYMIELADEILNKAGHQLDYQLMPWSRSLVQARKGSIDCIAGAFRDDAPDFLYPEVSMGRDDVGFFVMEENRQWRFTSEASLAEIRVAVISGYSYGEQLDGYIRRNRHSPYLQVTTGNDPLERNIKLLLAHRVELLIESPNVLNATLDKMGLAGNLVEVGRMNNPRELYIACSPQSSSAGYFVQLLSKGVQRMRASGRLQQILARYGLDDWEQ